From the genome of Bos taurus isolate L1 Dominette 01449 registration number 42190680 breed Hereford chromosome 2, ARS-UCD2.0, whole genome shotgun sequence, one region includes:
- the B3GALT1 gene encoding beta-1,3-galactosyltransferase 1 codes for MASKVSCLYVLTVVCWASALWYLSVTRPTSSYTGSKPFSHLTVARKNFTFGNIRTRPINPHSFEFLINEPTKCEKNIPFLVILISTTHKEFDARQAIRETWGDENNFKGIKIATLFLLGKNADPVLNQMVEQESQIFHDIIVEDFIDSYHNLTLKTLMGMRWVATFCAKAKYVMKTDSDIFVNMDNLIYKLLKPSTKPRRRYFTGYVINGGPIRDVRSKWYMPRDLYPDSNYPPFCSGTGYIFSADVAELIYKTSLHTRLLHLEDVYVGLCLRKLGIHPFQNSGFNHWKMAYSLCRYRRVITVHQISPEEMHRIWNDMSSKKHLRC; via the coding sequence ATGGCTTCGAAGGTCTCCTGTTTGTACGTGTTGACCGTGGTGTGCTGGGCCAGCGCTCTCTGGTACTTGAGCGTAACTCGCCCCACTTCCTCCTACACGGGCTCCAAGCCATTCAGCCATCTGACGGTTGCAAGGAAAAACTTCACCTTTGGCAACATAAGAACTCGACCTATAAACCCCCATTCTTTTGAATTTCTGATAAACGAGCCCACCAAATGTGAGAAAAACATTCCTTTCCTTGTCATCCTCATCAGCACCACCCATAAAGAGTTCGATGCCCGCCAGGCGATCCGAGAGACCTGGGGCGACGAGAACAACTTCAAAGGGATCAAGATAGCCACCCTGTTCCTCCTGGGCAAGAACGCCGATCCCGTTCTCAACCAGATGGTGGAGCAAGAGAGCCAAATCTTTCACGACATCATCGTGGAGGACTTCATTGATTCCTACCATAACCTTACCCTCAAAACCTTGATGGGGATGAGATGGGTGGCCACTTTTTGTGCGAAAGCCAAGTATGTCATGAAAACAGACAGCGACATTTTTGTCAACATGGACAACCTTATTTACAAACTCTTAAAACCCTCCACCAAGCCACGAAGAAGGTATTTTACTGGCTATGTCATCAACGGAGGGCCCATCCGAGATGTCCGCAGTAAGTGGTATATGCCCAGGGATTTGTACCCTGACAGCAACTACCCGCCCTTCTGCTCGGGGACCGGCTATATCTTTTCAGCTGATGTGGCTGAGCTCATTTACAAGACCTCACTCCACACCAGGCTGCTTCACCTGGAGGATGTGTATGTGGGACTGTGTCTTCGAAAGCTGGGCATCCATCCTTTCCAGAACAGTGGCTTCAATCACTGGAAAATGGCCTATAGTTTGTGTAGGTACCGCCGAGTGATCACCGTGCATCAGATCTCTCCAGAAGAAATGCACAGAATCTGGAATGACATGTCAAGCAAGAAACATCTCAGATGTTAG